In a single window of the Papaver somniferum cultivar HN1 chromosome 8, ASM357369v1, whole genome shotgun sequence genome:
- the LOC113302101 gene encoding putative invertase inhibitor, which yields MKQVFSFFFLSLFLLHPIFIQESACGEDASADDIVKETCEICAQKSPLLNYEFCVTSLEAVPESKTAAGFHGLGIISLELAQTNATDTILVIKEQLNYKDLDAYAFLGLNDCLDLYTDAISTLAKSIEAIRSYNYVNLNIWISAAMEASTTCEDGFREKGRVSPLKKQNSNFFQLCDIALVITKLASSLLLKTHEPDEIAVYDG from the coding sequence ATGAAGCAAGTTTTCTCATTTTTCTTCCTCTCATTATTTCTCCTTCATCCGATCTTTATTCAGGAGAGTGCGTGTGGAGAGGATGCATCTGCCGACGACATCGTGAAAGAAACATGTGAGATTTGTGCACAGAAATCGCCGCTGCTGAATTATGAATTTTGTGTGACTTCGCTTGAAGCGGTTCCTGAGAGCAAGACCGCAGCAGGTTTCCATGGTTTAGGAATAATCTCATTAGAACTTGCTCAGACCAATGCTACCGACACTATTTTGGTCATAAAGGAGCAGTTGAATTACAAAGACCTGGATGCTTATGCATTCCTGGGCTTGAATGATTGTTTGGATTTGTACACCGATGCAATCAGTACGCTTGCAAAATCTATTGAAGCAATCCGGTCATATAATTATGTCAACTTGAACATTTGGATAAGTGCAGCCATGGAGGCATCAACCACATGCGAGGATGGTTTCAGAGAAAAAGGCAGAGTTTCTCCACTGAAGAAACAAAATTCTAACTTCTTTCAGTTGTGTGATATTGCACTGGTTATTACTAAATTGGCTTCTTCCCTTTTGCTCAAAACACATGAGCCTGATGAGATTGCAGTCTATGATGGTTGA
- the LOC113305787 gene encoding putative invertase inhibitor, giving the protein MVRYLHFFSLSFYIFFLILQGGPISISDDAVTAPLSVVKKTCKKAADMDPNLTYKFCVTSLQAVPRSHCANLRGPGLMIMKKKKKLEPFYRSCLESCLELYSNAICSTRDAIKYYKSRSYLEANVQFSAVMDAPSTCEDGFKDKEGLRSPLTKKNSDLFQLTALVLSIIEMLR; this is encoded by the exons atggTTCGTTACTTGCATTTCTTCTCTCTGTCATTCTATATCTTCTTCTTAATTCTCCAAGGTGGCCCAATCTCAATTTCAGATGATGCAGTCACAGCCCCCCTCAGTGTTGTCAAAAAAACTTGCAAGAAAGCGGCCGACATGGATCCTAATTTGACATACAAATTTTGTGTTACATCTCTTCAAGCTGTTCCAAGGAGTCATTGTGCGAATCTAAGAGGACCTGGATTGATG ataatgaaaaagaagaagaagttagagcCATTTTACAGGAGTTGTTTGGAGAGTTGTTTAGAGCTTTATTCTAATGCAATATGCTCGACTAGAGACGCCATTAAGTATTATAAATCTAGGAGCTATTTAGAAGCTAATGTGCAGTTTAGTGCAGTCATGGATGCACCTTCAACTTGTGAAGATGGGTTTAAGGACAAGGAAGGTCTACGATCTCCATTGACGAAGAAGAACAGTGATTTGTTTCAATTAACTGCTTTGGTTCTTTCGATCATCGAAATGCTTCGTTAG
- the LOC113302102 gene encoding vesicle transport protein GOT1-like: MVSFEMNDRKKIGLGLTGFGIFFSFLGIVFFFDKGLLAMGNILFLSGVMLTIGLKSTMQFFMKRQNYKGTISFGVGFFFVLIGWPVIGMILEAYGFIVLFSGFWPTLAVFLQRIPILGWIFQQPFVTSFMDKYRGKRVPV, translated from the exons ATGGTTTCGTTCGAGATGAATGACAGAAAAA AGATCGGGCTTGGATTGACGGGGTTcggcatttttttttcatttctgggAATCGTATTTTTCTTTGACAAGGGACTTCTAGCCATGGGAAAT ATCCTCTTCTTGTCAGGGGTGATGCTGACCATTGGACTGAAATCTACCATGCAATTCTTCATGAAACGACAGAATTACAAG GGTACAATCTCTTTTGGTGTTGGCTTCTTCTTTGTTCTCATTGGATGGCCAGTCATTGGTATGATCTTGGAGGCATATGGATTTATTGTCCTTTTCAG TGGGTTTTGGCCAACACTCGCGGTGTTTCTACAAAGGATACCCATTCTTGGCTGGATATTCCAACAACCGTTTGTGACATCG TTCATGGATAAGTACAGAGGCAAGAGAGTTCCTGTCTAA
- the LOC113302103 gene encoding acyl carrier protein 1, mitochondrial-like, producing MSFRAAILGHLRVPVQTLTQNGRALQSWNLLNLNRSMSSHDDHLDKQEVIDRVVSVVKSFPKVDPAKVTPEVHFQNDLGLDSLDTVEIVMALEEEFKLEIPDKEADKIDSCKLAVEYIANHPMSS from the exons ATGTCTTTCAGAGCTGCGATCTTAGGTCATCTAAGAGTTCCAGTCCAAACCCTAACTCAAAATGGACGAGCTTTGCAGTCATGGAACCTCTTGAATTTAAATAGGTCAATGTCTTCTCACGATGATCATCTCGACAAACAAGAAGTCATCGACAGAGTTGTTTCCGTTGTTAAGAGCTTCCCCAAAGTTGATCCTGCGAAG GTTACTCCTGAAGTTCATTTCCAGAATGATTTAGGCTTGGATAGTTTGGACACTGTTGAGATTGTAATGGCTCTTGAAGAAGAGTTCAAGCTGGAAATTCCTGATAAGGAGGCTGACAAGATCGATTCCTGTAAACTTGCCGTCGAATACATTGCTAATCATCCAATGTCTAGTTAG